From Burkholderia pseudomultivorans, the proteins below share one genomic window:
- a CDS encoding carbon starvation CstA family protein — protein sequence MNRASSTLIWIAVALLGAFAFGTIALAHGERVSALWIVIAAVCVYLIAYRFYSRFIASKVMQLDGLRMTPAVKYNDGLDYVPTNKYVLFGHHFAAIAGAGPLVGPVLAAQMGYTPGMLWILAGVVFAGAVQDFIVLFISTRRDGRSLGDLVKMELGTVPGVIALFGAFLIMVIILAVLALIVVKALTNSPWGTFTVAATIPIALFMGVYTRYIRPGRIGEVSIIGFVLLMASIAFGQNVHDSPTLAAWFTFSGTQLTWILIGYGFVASVLPVWLLLAPRDYLSTFLKIGTIVGLAIGILVVAPELKMPALTKFVDGTGPVWSGNLFPFLFITIACGAVSGFHALISSGTTPKLIDNETNARFIGYGAMLMESFVAIMALVAACVIEPGIYFAMNAPAAVLGSTPEAVANTVTQWGFVLTPDMLTQTAKAVGETTIIARAGGAPTLAVGMAHILHQVIGGEAMMAFWYHFAILFEALFILTAVDAGTRAGRFMLQDLLGTFHPALKRTESLPANLVATGLCVAAWGYFLYQGVVDPLGGINTLWPLFGISNQMLAAIALVLGTVVLFKMKRERYAWVTIVPTVWLLICTLTAGWQKIFDANPKVSFLAHAAKLQAAVDEGKVLAPAKSIAQMKRIIFNDYIDAALAGLFILVVVSIAVYGLLAVLRARRESKPTVRETPYEAMPAAQLGSGR from the coding sequence ATGAATCGGGCATCCAGCACCCTGATCTGGATCGCGGTCGCGCTGCTTGGCGCATTCGCGTTCGGAACGATCGCGCTCGCGCACGGCGAGCGCGTCAGCGCGTTGTGGATCGTGATCGCCGCAGTCTGCGTGTATCTGATCGCATATCGCTTCTACAGCCGCTTCATCGCCAGCAAGGTCATGCAGCTCGACGGGCTGCGGATGACGCCGGCCGTCAAGTACAACGACGGCCTCGACTACGTGCCGACCAACAAGTACGTGCTGTTCGGCCATCACTTCGCCGCGATCGCCGGCGCCGGCCCGCTCGTCGGGCCCGTGCTCGCCGCGCAGATGGGCTACACGCCCGGCATGCTGTGGATCCTGGCCGGCGTCGTGTTTGCGGGCGCGGTGCAGGACTTCATCGTGCTGTTCATCTCGACGCGTCGCGACGGACGCTCGCTCGGCGATCTCGTCAAGATGGAACTCGGCACGGTGCCCGGCGTGATCGCGCTGTTCGGCGCGTTCCTGATCATGGTGATCATCCTCGCGGTGCTCGCGCTGATCGTCGTGAAGGCGCTGACCAATTCGCCGTGGGGCACGTTCACCGTCGCCGCGACGATTCCGATCGCGCTGTTCATGGGCGTCTACACGCGCTACATCCGTCCGGGCCGCATCGGCGAGGTGTCGATCATCGGCTTCGTGCTGCTGATGGCGTCGATCGCGTTCGGCCAGAACGTGCACGATTCGCCGACGCTCGCCGCCTGGTTCACGTTCAGCGGCACGCAGCTCACCTGGATCCTGATCGGCTACGGCTTCGTCGCATCGGTGCTGCCGGTGTGGCTGCTGCTCGCGCCGCGCGACTACCTGTCGACGTTCCTGAAGATCGGCACGATCGTCGGCCTGGCGATCGGCATCCTGGTCGTCGCGCCGGAACTGAAGATGCCCGCGCTGACGAAGTTCGTCGACGGCACGGGCCCGGTATGGTCGGGCAACCTGTTCCCGTTCCTGTTCATCACGATCGCATGCGGCGCGGTATCGGGCTTCCACGCGCTGATCTCGTCGGGCACGACGCCGAAGCTGATCGACAACGAAACCAACGCGCGCTTCATCGGCTACGGCGCGATGCTGATGGAATCGTTCGTCGCGATCATGGCGCTGGTCGCCGCGTGCGTGATCGAGCCGGGCATCTACTTCGCGATGAACGCGCCGGCCGCCGTGCTCGGCTCGACGCCGGAAGCGGTCGCGAACACCGTCACGCAATGGGGCTTCGTGCTGACGCCCGACATGCTGACGCAGACGGCGAAGGCGGTCGGCGAGACGACCATCATCGCGCGTGCGGGCGGCGCACCGACGCTGGCCGTCGGCATGGCGCACATCCTGCACCAGGTGATCGGCGGCGAAGCGATGATGGCGTTCTGGTATCACTTCGCGATCCTGTTCGAGGCGCTGTTCATCCTGACGGCCGTCGACGCCGGCACGCGCGCGGGCCGCTTCATGCTGCAGGATCTGCTCGGCACGTTCCACCCGGCGCTCAAGCGCACCGAATCGCTGCCCGCGAACCTGGTCGCGACCGGTCTGTGCGTGGCCGCGTGGGGCTACTTCCTGTATCAGGGCGTGGTCGATCCGCTCGGCGGCATCAACACGCTGTGGCCGCTGTTCGGCATCTCGAACCAGATGCTTGCCGCGATCGCGCTGGTGCTTGGCACCGTCGTGCTGTTCAAGATGAAGCGCGAGCGCTATGCGTGGGTGACGATCGTGCCGACCGTGTGGCTGCTGATCTGCACGCTGACGGCCGGCTGGCAGAAGATCTTCGATGCGAACCCGAAGGTCAGCTTCCTCGCGCACGCGGCGAAGCTGCAGGCCGCGGTGGACGAAGGCAAGGTGCTCGCGCCGGCGAAGTCGATCGCGCAGATGAAGCGGATCATCTTCAACGACTATATCGACGCCGCGCTCGCCGGGCTGTTCATCCTCGTCGTGGTGAGCATCGCGGTGTACGGGCTGCTGGCCGTGCTGCGCGCGCGCCGCGAGTCGAAGCCGACCGTGCGCGAGACGCCGTACGAGGCGATGCCGGCCGCGCAGCTCGGCAGCGGACGTTAA
- a CDS encoding YbdD/YjiX family protein has product MFSDLGSDLRSAGRYLGQALRLMVGLPDYDTYVAHMRATHPDREPMTYEAFFRERQNARYGSGAGKCC; this is encoded by the coding sequence ATGTTCAGCGATCTTGGCAGCGACCTGCGCAGTGCGGGGCGTTACCTCGGGCAGGCGTTGCGGCTGATGGTCGGCCTGCCCGACTACGATACCTATGTCGCGCACATGCGCGCCACGCATCCGGACCGCGAGCCGATGACGTACGAGGCATTCTTCCGCGAACGTCAGAATGCGCGGTACGGATCGGGCGCGGGGAAGTGCTGCTGA
- the trhA gene encoding PAQR family membrane homeostasis protein TrhA, with amino-acid sequence MHVGERFNSITHLVGAVLSVAGLAALVTMGALEGDPYKVVSFSVYGAMLCVLYAISTLYHSVRNPRLKAILQKCDHSAIYLLIAGSYTPFTLVTLRGPWGWSLFGVSWGLAVFGIAQELTLGRRTRILSMVLYVLMGWLALVAIRPLIHALPPVGTAWLVAGGVIYSVGIYFFINDERIRHGHGIWHLFVLAGSLCQFVSVAMYVA; translated from the coding sequence GTGCATGTCGGTGAGCGTTTCAACAGCATTACGCATCTTGTCGGCGCGGTGCTGTCGGTGGCGGGACTGGCGGCGCTCGTGACGATGGGCGCGCTCGAAGGCGACCCCTACAAGGTGGTCAGCTTCAGCGTGTACGGCGCGATGCTGTGCGTGCTCTACGCGATCTCGACGCTCTATCACAGCGTGCGCAATCCGCGCCTGAAGGCGATTCTGCAGAAATGCGACCACTCGGCGATCTATCTGCTGATTGCCGGCAGCTATACGCCGTTTACGCTGGTGACGCTGCGCGGCCCGTGGGGCTGGTCGCTGTTCGGCGTGAGTTGGGGGCTGGCCGTGTTCGGCATCGCGCAGGAACTCACGCTCGGGCGGCGCACGCGAATCCTGTCGATGGTGCTGTACGTGCTGATGGGCTGGCTCGCGCTCGTCGCGATCCGTCCGCTGATCCACGCGCTGCCGCCGGTCGGCACCGCGTGGCTCGTGGCCGGCGGCGTGATCTACAGCGTCGGCATCTACTTCTTCATCAACGACGAGCGGATTCGCCACGGCCACGGCATCTGGCATCTGTTCGTGCTGGCGGGGAGCCTGTGCCAGTTCGTCAGTGTCGCGATGTATGTCGCGTGA
- a CDS encoding nuclear transport factor 2 family protein, whose amino-acid sequence MIPSDADARRIHDDWHAAVVARDLDALMALYADDAVLETPLIVVTLPAQGSGVLHGKAAIGEFFSAGLRNPHNRLGRWYRTGLFFSNGRQLTWEYPRATPDGDQVDLVEVMDLRDGLIAHHRVYWGWVGFQALTAAVAARERG is encoded by the coding sequence ATGATCCCTTCCGATGCCGATGCCCGGCGCATTCACGACGACTGGCACGCCGCCGTCGTCGCCCGCGATCTCGATGCGCTGATGGCGCTGTATGCGGACGACGCGGTGCTCGAAACACCGTTGATCGTCGTCACGCTGCCCGCGCAGGGTTCAGGCGTGCTGCACGGCAAGGCCGCGATCGGCGAGTTCTTCTCGGCAGGCCTGCGCAATCCGCACAACCGGCTCGGACGCTGGTACCGAACCGGCCTGTTCTTCTCGAACGGGCGGCAGCTCACGTGGGAATATCCACGCGCGACGCCGGACGGCGACCAGGTCGATCTCGTCGAGGTGATGGATCTGCGCGACGGGCTGATCGCGCATCACCGCGTGTACTGGGGATGGGTCGGGTTTCAGGCGTTGACGGCGGCGGTGGCGGCGCGCGAACGTGGGTGA
- a CDS encoding DOPA 4,5-dioxygenase family protein produces MDFIDVNAIKNWHAHVYFDAASRDAAWAFRQTIEARFGAIIELGRFHERPVGPHPAWSYQIAFGAAQFDDIVPWLVLNHGALDIFLHPNTGDDLRDHRDSAAWIGKSYALNLDALAG; encoded by the coding sequence ATGGATTTCATCGACGTCAACGCCATCAAGAACTGGCACGCGCACGTCTACTTCGATGCCGCCAGCCGCGACGCGGCGTGGGCGTTTCGTCAGACCATCGAAGCACGCTTCGGCGCGATCATCGAACTCGGCCGCTTTCACGAACGCCCGGTCGGCCCGCATCCGGCGTGGTCGTACCAGATCGCGTTCGGCGCCGCGCAGTTCGACGACATCGTGCCGTGGCTCGTGCTGAACCACGGCGCGCTGGATATCTTCCTGCACCCGAATACCGGCGACGACCTGCGCGACCATCGCGATTCGGCCGCGTGGATCGGCAAGTCGTATGCGCTGAATCTCGACGCACTGGCGGGATAG
- the hpnH gene encoding adenosyl-hopene transferase HpnH, which produces MSIPLLQQVRVGAYIMRQHLSGNKRYPLALMLEPLFRCNLACNGCGKIDYPDPILNQRLSVEECLEAVDECGAPIVSIAGGEPLLHKEMPEIVKGIMKRKKFVYLCTNALLMEKKMDDYQPNPYFVWSVHLDGDKEMHDHSVSQEGVYDKAVAAIKEAKRRGFRVNINCTLFNDAIPERVAKFFDTLKPIGVDGITVSPGYAYERAPDQQHFLNRDKTKNLFREIFKRGEGGKRWSFSQSSLFLDFLAGNQTYKCTPWGNPARTVFGWQKPCYLVGEGYVKTFKELMEDTNWDNYGVGNYEKCADCMVHCGFEATAVMDTIAHPLKAFAISRKGIRTEGAFAPDISIDKQRPAEYVFSRHVEIKLEEIQRAGKGKLQKPTKPAAAA; this is translated from the coding sequence TTGTCTATTCCGCTGCTCCAGCAAGTCCGCGTCGGCGCGTACATCATGCGCCAACACCTGTCCGGCAACAAACGCTATCCGCTCGCGCTGATGCTCGAGCCGCTGTTCCGCTGCAACCTCGCGTGTAACGGCTGCGGCAAGATCGATTATCCGGACCCGATCCTGAACCAGCGCCTGTCCGTCGAGGAATGCCTCGAGGCCGTCGACGAATGCGGTGCGCCGATCGTCTCGATCGCCGGCGGCGAGCCGCTGCTGCACAAGGAAATGCCGGAAATCGTCAAGGGCATCATGAAGCGCAAGAAGTTCGTGTACCTGTGCACGAACGCGCTGCTGATGGAAAAGAAGATGGACGACTACCAGCCGAATCCGTATTTCGTCTGGTCGGTCCACCTCGACGGCGACAAGGAGATGCACGATCACTCGGTGTCGCAGGAAGGCGTGTACGACAAGGCCGTCGCGGCGATCAAGGAAGCGAAGCGCCGCGGCTTCCGCGTGAACATCAACTGCACGCTGTTCAACGACGCGATCCCCGAGCGCGTCGCGAAGTTCTTCGACACGCTCAAGCCGATCGGCGTCGACGGCATCACCGTGTCGCCGGGCTACGCGTACGAACGCGCGCCGGATCAGCAGCACTTCCTGAACCGCGACAAGACGAAGAACCTGTTCCGCGAAATTTTCAAGCGCGGCGAAGGCGGCAAGCGCTGGTCGTTCAGCCAGTCGTCGCTGTTCCTCGACTTCCTGGCCGGCAACCAGACGTACAAGTGCACGCCGTGGGGCAACCCGGCGCGTACCGTGTTCGGCTGGCAGAAGCCGTGCTATCTGGTCGGCGAAGGTTATGTGAAGACCTTCAAGGAACTGATGGAAGACACGAACTGGGACAACTACGGCGTCGGCAACTACGAGAAGTGCGCGGACTGCATGGTCCACTGCGGCTTCGAGGCCACCGCCGTGATGGACACGATCGCGCATCCGCTGAAGGCGTTCGCCATCAGCCGCAAGGGCATCAGGACCGAAGGCGCGTTCGCGCCGGACATCTCGATCGACAAGCAGCGTCCGGCCGAGTACGTGTTCTCGCGTCACGTCGAGATCAAGCTCGAGGAAATCCAGCGCGCCGGCAAGGGCAAGCTGCAGAAGCCGACGAAGCCGGCCGCGGCGGCCTGA
- the ispH gene encoding 4-hydroxy-3-methylbut-2-enyl diphosphate reductase produces MRVILAQPRGFCAGVVRAIEIVDRALQQHGAPVYVRHEIVHNRHVVENLRNKGARFVEELDEVPHGAVAIFSAHGVAQTVERDAQARGLDVLDATCPLVTKVHVQGRQYVAAGRRLILIGHAGHPEVEGTIGQIPAEVVLVQSEAEVDTLTLPVDTPVAYVTQTTLSVDDTRGIIEALQRRFTDIVGPDTRDICYATQNRQAAVRELSEQVDVLLVVGATNSSNSNRLREIGTESGVPSYLVADGSEVKAEWFAGVQTVGLTAGASAPEEMVEDVIGALRALGPVEVATMAGREEKVEFKLPAKLTQAVAREV; encoded by the coding sequence ATGCGAGTCATCCTTGCCCAGCCCCGCGGCTTTTGTGCGGGGGTTGTCCGTGCGATCGAGATCGTCGATCGCGCGCTGCAACAGCACGGCGCGCCGGTCTATGTGCGTCACGAGATCGTCCATAACCGGCATGTCGTCGAAAATCTGCGTAATAAAGGGGCACGATTCGTTGAGGAACTCGACGAGGTGCCGCATGGCGCCGTCGCGATCTTCAGCGCGCACGGTGTCGCCCAGACGGTCGAGCGCGACGCGCAGGCGCGCGGGCTCGACGTGCTCGACGCGACCTGTCCGCTCGTCACGAAGGTGCACGTGCAGGGCCGGCAATACGTGGCCGCCGGCCGTCGGCTGATCCTGATCGGCCATGCGGGCCATCCGGAAGTCGAAGGAACGATCGGCCAGATTCCGGCCGAGGTGGTGCTGGTGCAGAGCGAGGCCGAGGTCGACACGCTGACGCTGCCGGTCGATACGCCGGTGGCGTACGTCACGCAGACGACGCTGTCGGTCGACGATACGCGCGGCATCATCGAAGCGCTGCAGCGCCGGTTCACCGACATCGTCGGTCCGGACACGCGCGACATCTGCTACGCGACGCAAAACCGCCAGGCAGCCGTGCGCGAGTTGAGCGAGCAGGTCGACGTGCTGCTCGTGGTCGGCGCAACCAACAGTTCGAATTCGAACCGCCTGCGCGAGATCGGCACCGAAAGCGGCGTGCCGAGCTATCTCGTCGCAGACGGCTCGGAAGTGAAGGCCGAATGGTTCGCGGGCGTGCAGACGGTCGGCCTGACCGCCGGCGCGTCGGCGCCCGAAGAGATGGTCGAGGATGTAATCGGCGCGCTGCGCGCGCTGGGGCCCGTCGAAGTCGCGACGATGGCGGGCCGTGAGGAAAAAGTCGAATTCAAGCTGCCGGCGAAGCTCACGCAAGCTGTCGCCCGCGAAGTTTAA
- a CDS encoding glycosyltransferase: MMLAIAFLLSGLSLVIWIVLLVARGGFWRAQPARPLPPEARGAAAEAGWPAVVAVVPARNEADVIARAATSLLEQDYPGDFHLIIVDDHSDDGTADAARAAALAANRAERLTVLGAKPLPAGWSGKVWAQSQGIAAVRTLGLPADYLLLTDADIGHPPDAVAQLVTRAQAEERDLVSLMVRLRCDSFWEKALIPAFVFFFAKLYPFSWINNPRNKTAGAAGGCMLVKRTALEEAGGIESIRGALIDDCSLAAQIKHRGSGRHPIRLDLADRSVSLRPYDSWRDIWNMIARTAFTQLHYSPWLLAGTLLGMTIIYLVPPVAALVYGARAWPAWLAWASMCAAYAPMLRYYRRSPLWAPALPLVAAFYVGATFASAWRYWRGKGGQWKARVQAPVDR, encoded by the coding sequence ATGATGCTGGCGATCGCATTCCTGCTGTCCGGCCTGTCGCTGGTGATCTGGATCGTGTTGCTGGTCGCGCGCGGCGGCTTCTGGCGCGCGCAGCCCGCACGGCCGCTGCCGCCCGAGGCGCGCGGCGCGGCGGCGGAAGCCGGCTGGCCGGCCGTCGTTGCGGTCGTGCCGGCGCGCAACGAAGCCGACGTGATCGCGCGCGCGGCGACCTCGCTGCTTGAGCAGGACTATCCGGGCGATTTTCATCTGATCATCGTCGACGACCACAGCGACGACGGCACGGCCGATGCGGCCCGCGCGGCCGCGCTCGCGGCCAACCGCGCCGAGCGCCTGACGGTGCTGGGCGCGAAGCCGCTGCCGGCCGGCTGGTCGGGCAAGGTGTGGGCGCAGTCGCAGGGGATCGCCGCGGTGCGCACGCTCGGCCTGCCGGCCGACTACCTGCTGCTGACGGATGCCGACATCGGCCATCCGCCGGACGCGGTCGCGCAGCTCGTCACGCGCGCGCAGGCCGAAGAGCGCGATCTCGTGTCGCTGATGGTGCGGCTGCGCTGCGACTCGTTCTGGGAAAAGGCGCTGATCCCGGCGTTCGTGTTCTTCTTCGCGAAGCTCTATCCGTTCTCGTGGATCAACAATCCGCGCAACAAGACCGCGGGCGCCGCGGGCGGCTGCATGCTCGTCAAGCGTACGGCGCTCGAGGAAGCGGGCGGCATCGAGTCGATCCGCGGCGCGCTGATCGACGACTGCAGCCTCGCCGCGCAGATCAAGCATCGCGGCAGCGGCCGCCATCCGATCCGTCTCGATCTCGCCGACCGCAGCGTGTCGCTGCGCCCGTACGACAGCTGGCGCGACATCTGGAACATGATCGCGCGCACCGCGTTCACGCAGCTGCACTATTCGCCGTGGCTGCTCGCCGGCACGCTGCTCGGGATGACGATCATCTACCTCGTGCCGCCCGTCGCGGCACTCGTGTACGGCGCGCGCGCGTGGCCGGCATGGCTCGCGTGGGCGTCGATGTGCGCCGCGTATGCGCCGATGCTGCGCTACTACCGGCGTTCGCCGCTGTGGGCGCCCGCGCTGCCGCTCGTCGCGGCGTTCTATGTCGGCGCGACCTTCGCGTCCGCGTGGCGCTACTGGCGCGGCAAGGGCGGGCAGTGGAAGGCGCGCGTGCAGGCGCCGGTCGATCGCTGA
- the hpnA gene encoding hopanoid-associated sugar epimerase — protein MTDTSRDLVLVTGASGFVGSAVARIAQQKGYAVRVLVRPTSPRTNLADLDAEIVTGDMRDETSMRAALRGVRYLLHVAADYRLWAPDPDEIERANLEGAVATMRAARAEGVERIVYTSSVATLKVTSAGDPADENRPLTPEQAIGVYKRSKVLAERAVERMIADEGLPAVIVNPSTPIGPRDVKPTPTGRIIVEAALGKIPAFVDTGLNLVHVDDVAHGHFLALERGRIGERYILGGENLPLQQMLADIAQMTGRKAPTIALPRWPLYPLAVGAEAVAKFTKKEPFVTVDGLRMSKNKMYFTSAKAERELGYRARPYRDGLRDALDWFRSAGYLK, from the coding sequence ATGACTGATACCTCCCGCGATCTCGTCCTGGTCACCGGCGCGTCCGGTTTCGTCGGCTCGGCCGTCGCGCGCATCGCGCAGCAGAAGGGCTATGCGGTGCGCGTGCTGGTGCGCCCGACCAGCCCGCGCACGAACCTCGCGGATCTCGACGCCGAGATCGTCACCGGCGACATGCGCGACGAGACGTCGATGCGCGCCGCGCTGCGCGGCGTGCGCTACCTGCTGCACGTGGCGGCCGATTACCGGCTGTGGGCGCCCGATCCCGACGAGATCGAGCGCGCGAACCTCGAAGGCGCGGTCGCGACGATGCGCGCGGCGCGCGCCGAGGGCGTCGAGCGGATCGTCTACACGAGCAGCGTCGCGACGCTGAAGGTCACCAGCGCCGGCGATCCGGCCGACGAGAACCGGCCGCTGACGCCCGAACAGGCGATCGGCGTATACAAGCGCAGCAAGGTGCTGGCCGAGCGCGCGGTCGAGCGGATGATCGCCGACGAAGGGCTGCCGGCCGTGATCGTCAACCCGTCGACCCCGATCGGCCCGCGCGACGTGAAACCGACGCCGACCGGCCGCATCATCGTCGAGGCCGCGCTCGGCAAGATTCCCGCGTTCGTCGACACCGGGCTGAACCTGGTGCACGTCGACGACGTCGCGCACGGCCACTTCCTCGCGCTGGAGCGCGGCAGGATCGGCGAGCGCTACATCCTCGGCGGCGAGAACCTGCCGCTGCAGCAGATGCTCGCCGACATCGCGCAGATGACGGGCCGCAAGGCGCCGACGATCGCGCTGCCGCGCTGGCCGCTGTACCCGCTCGCGGTCGGCGCCGAGGCCGTCGCGAAGTTCACGAAGAAGGAGCCGTTCGTCACCGTGGACGGTCTGCGGATGTCGAAGAACAAGATGTATTTCACGTCCGCGAAGGCCGAGCGCGAACTCGGCTACCGCGCGCGGCCGTATCGCGACGGGCTGCGCGACGCGCTCGACTGGTTCCGCTCGGCGGGCTACCTGAAGTAG
- a CDS encoding acylphosphatase — protein MTRNELDERIETYYVRVRGVVQGVGFRHATVREAHALKLRGWVSNLDDGSVEAMIQGPGAQIDRMLAWLRHGPPAARVTEVTFEERQTEKRFERFQQQ, from the coding sequence ATGACCCGCAATGAACTGGACGAACGGATCGAGACCTACTACGTGCGGGTGCGCGGCGTCGTGCAGGGCGTCGGCTTCCGTCACGCGACGGTGCGCGAGGCGCACGCGCTGAAGCTGCGCGGCTGGGTGTCGAATCTCGACGACGGCAGCGTCGAGGCGATGATCCAGGGCCCGGGCGCACAGATCGACCGGATGCTCGCGTGGCTGCGCCACGGTCCGCCGGCCGCACGCGTGACCGAGGTGACGTTCGAGGAGCGCCAGACCGAAAAGCGCTTCGAGCGCTTCCAGCAGCAATAG
- the rarD gene encoding EamA family transporter RarD: MTGYPEAGRGVMLSVAASTLFALMSAYAKLLVPLTGLDIFAWRVLWTAPGALALVALRGRWPALAALAARSVRDWRLLIAVPASAALLGLQLWLFLWAPLHGRMLEVSLGYFLLPLTMVLVGRFYYHERLDPLQWAAVACAALGVAHEVWATRAFAWPTLVVALGYPPYFVLRRRINADSLAAFAIEVALLCPIAIAMVATSATPVGSHPLLWTVLLPGLGVLSTLALACYLKASRMLPMALFGILGYVEPVLLVAVSLLLLGETLTVAKLATYGPIWAAVALTAWHSAMLMRRLPVRK; encoded by the coding sequence ATGACGGGGTATCCGGAGGCCGGGCGCGGCGTCATGTTGTCGGTGGCGGCGTCGACGCTGTTCGCGCTGATGTCGGCGTACGCAAAATTGCTCGTGCCGCTGACCGGCCTCGACATCTTCGCGTGGCGCGTGTTGTGGACCGCGCCCGGCGCGCTTGCGCTGGTGGCGCTGCGCGGCCGCTGGCCGGCGCTCGCCGCGCTCGCCGCACGCAGCGTGCGCGACTGGCGGCTGCTGATCGCGGTGCCGGCGAGCGCCGCGCTGCTCGGCCTGCAGCTGTGGCTGTTCCTGTGGGCGCCGCTGCACGGGCGCATGCTCGAAGTGTCGCTCGGCTATTTCCTGCTGCCGCTGACGATGGTGCTGGTCGGCCGCTTCTACTATCACGAACGGCTCGATCCGCTGCAATGGGCGGCCGTCGCGTGCGCGGCGCTCGGCGTCGCGCATGAGGTCTGGGCGACGCGCGCGTTCGCGTGGCCGACGCTCGTCGTCGCGCTCGGCTATCCGCCGTATTTCGTGCTGCGTCGCCGGATCAACGCCGATTCGCTGGCCGCGTTCGCGATCGAGGTCGCACTGCTGTGCCCGATCGCGATCGCGATGGTCGCGACCAGCGCGACGCCGGTCGGCAGCCATCCGCTGCTGTGGACCGTGCTGCTGCCGGGCCTCGGCGTGCTCAGCACACTCGCGCTCGCGTGCTACCTGAAGGCGAGCCGGATGCTGCCGATGGCGCTGTTCGGGATCCTCGGCTACGTCGAGCCGGTGCTGCTCGTCGCGGTGTCGCTGCTGCTGCTCGGCGAGACGCTCACGGTCGCGAAGCTCGCGACCTACGGGCCGATCTGGGCCGCCGTTGCGCTGACCGCATGGCACAGCGCGATGCTGATGCGGCGCCTGCCCGTGCGCAAATAG
- a CDS encoding OpgC domain-containing protein, translated as MSLNAPLAAASVPPRSGRLIEVDFFRGIVLLMIVVDHIGASVLSRVTLHAFALCDAAEVFVFLGGFATASAYGAIAERHGARAAQRRFVRRAMQIYRAFLATSTLMLVVSAVLDHYGIDAPNLALDDVSVMLASPLTGLAELLTFQRQPYLASVLPMYVLFALASPALVPFARRHPWLLVALSVASWLAAGWLGPELLDTDTFRWSFNPFAWQLMFVAGVLARCQPFYRRVALGRWSAAATGVACAVVLGCASYKLFSGLPVPEGVLKRDLALPRVVSFAAVAWLMADWVRYGWIARVAQAVRPVVAVGQRGLICFVAGAVISLVIDSLLHPVANGAALRHLGVGFAADACALGLMMAVAGSGAWFSRWRSAAA; from the coding sequence ATGTCGTTGAATGCGCCGCTTGCCGCCGCCAGTGTGCCGCCGCGCAGCGGCCGCCTGATCGAAGTCGACTTCTTCCGCGGGATCGTGCTGCTGATGATCGTCGTCGATCACATCGGCGCGAGCGTGCTGTCGCGCGTGACGCTGCATGCGTTCGCCCTGTGCGACGCGGCCGAGGTGTTCGTGTTTCTCGGCGGCTTCGCGACCGCGAGCGCGTACGGCGCGATCGCCGAACGGCACGGCGCGCGCGCCGCGCAGCGGCGTTTCGTGCGGCGCGCGATGCAGATCTACCGCGCGTTCCTCGCGACGTCGACGCTGATGCTCGTCGTGTCCGCGGTGCTCGACCACTATGGAATCGACGCGCCGAACCTCGCGCTCGACGACGTCAGCGTGATGCTCGCGTCGCCGCTCACGGGCCTCGCCGAACTGCTGACGTTCCAGCGCCAGCCGTATCTCGCGTCGGTGCTGCCGATGTACGTGCTGTTCGCGCTCGCATCGCCGGCGTTGGTGCCGTTCGCGCGCCGTCATCCGTGGCTGCTCGTCGCGCTCAGCGTCGCGTCGTGGCTCGCGGCCGGCTGGCTCGGCCCGGAACTGCTCGATACCGACACGTTCCGCTGGAGCTTCAATCCGTTCGCGTGGCAGCTGATGTTCGTCGCCGGCGTGCTCGCGCGCTGCCAGCCGTTCTATCGGCGCGTCGCGCTCGGGCGCTGGAGCGCGGCGGCAACCGGCGTCGCGTGCGCGGTCGTGCTCGGCTGCGCGAGCTACAAGCTGTTCTCGGGGCTGCCGGTGCCCGAAGGCGTGCTCAAGCGCGATCTCGCGCTGCCGCGCGTCGTGAGCTTCGCAGCCGTCGCGTGGCTGATGGCCGACTGGGTGCGCTATGGCTGGATCGCGCGGGTCGCGCAGGCCGTGCGGCCCGTCGTCGCGGTCGGCCAGCGCGGGCTGATCTGCTTCGTCGCGGGCGCGGTGATCTCGCTGGTCATCGATTCGCTGCTGCATCCGGTCGCGAACGGCGCGGCGCTGCGCCATCTCGGCGTGGGCTTCGCGGCCGACGCCTGCGCGCTCGGGCTGATGATGGCGGTGGCCGGTTCGGGGGCGTGGTTCTCGCGATGGCGCAGCGCGGCTGCGTGA